GAGACAGAAGAATCCAGTATGTGACGCAGCTATAGGTCATTGCCGTAACAGCTCATCCATCTCCACATAGGAGTCCTGACAATAATGAGCTCTTCCCAGAGAAACACCTGTTCTGTATCCCATGATGCCTTGCTTGCAAATAGCTTTCCTTTCACTCATCATCTATCCATCTTGTAATTGGATTAGAGCAGCTTCTCTCccttttgtcacacacacagagagagtccAAATAGTGGTCAAGTGCCTTTTATTTTACTGAGAGCACTGAATTCACAAATTTATCAAGTCTTGGGTACTGCACTGCAATGCAGCtgaacattttctctttttttggacGAAACAGAAcgtaaaaatgaaaactcatGGGCATGAGAAATTCAGAAAAGGAGATATTGAACATCTTTAGTAGCACAATAAATTCCTTCAGATGTATGAAATAAGAAAACATACTAAGTGTAAACAAAAGATGTGAAAAGACAGCAGATACAACATCCATTACAAGGAGACAGAAAACACACTCTGGTCATATTtcatgtaatgtaacaaatgagAAACAGCGCAGTCAATGAGACAGTGTCGCAAAGGTACAAAAAAACGGATAGTTAACAGTGGGGCAACAAAGCAACATAAAGACCAAGTCACTGACAAGACTGTACAACGTTAACTAACAATGAAGCACATCATAATAAGCACCAGGGATACAGCTTGTAGCACAGAAGACCAACACAGAGACATGTCTTAAttatttgctgtaaaaatattctctggtggtcattttttttaatacaggaaGAATATACAGCCACCATGTTCCATCTCTGTTGTAGCGCTCGGTGGGTGAGACTGAAACAGTCAAATCGGTCATCACATTTACTATGTTTACTCCAGAGCATCGAAGGTCAACCCTAATGCCActatctgtgtttgtgtatacaCACATGGAGAATGTTGGCACATGAAATGTTCTGCTGCTGATACTTCTACATGAAGTTATGAACGATTTCCCACGAGAAGGGATCCATAATTCAAAATaccaaaaagaaacaaaattgtatacaggaatttaaaaataagcatctgaattttcttctgttaaacacatacacaaaatgaCCTGTATAAGGCATTTCCTTGAACGTCCAGCTACCTTAACCAAGTAAATCTCATGTCAAAATTGCTAAAAATACACATCTGATCCACCCTTCAGTTGGTAGAATAATTGCAGAGAAAGGAACATATCTCAAAAACAATGTGAGGTTTTAATAAACAGTAATGGAAAACAGGGCCCTCTGATGATGCCATGTAGAAGAGAACGgataaaaaagggaaatgcCACGGTGAGTAGGTGAATTTGTCAATAGTTGGTTTAGGTTCTGGGAGGACAACACACTCGGATATCAACAGAGATGCACTCATTACCTGTCATGAGCACCACAGATCTAGGTGAACCATTCcacatgcatgtccacatcTCTGAGCAATGCACTTCAAAAGTAAGTGACATAAAGAAGCCATTTTAGTGGTCAGCTAATTATAAGGGCAACAAGGCTAGACAgcatttctttccttccttaAGTGGACCAAAAGACAGGGCAGGTTTTGCACTCTCTGGCAGATGACCATCCTTAAAAAGACAAGACGAAAGGCCTGCAATTAGGTTATTTCTAGAATACTTTTCCTTCACTGCAAGACAACAGTGGAAACCTTTTCTAGCTGGCATGGACACGGCCAGAACCAGATCCTGAAGTTGCCATCAATCAGGTGTCTACTGTTGGGACAGTACAATAGGATGAGCGATAAGGGGACCAGTATATAAGTTCCAACAGTACTTTTCAGGGCAGCAAACACTTGAATTCAGTGAAAGCAATAAGTGTATCACCTACACATTTTCCACTGAGTGTTAGGCCAAAGTACTGGAGGAGAAGCCTCAGGATTGCAGTTACACAAGACAGGGAATTCATCCTCTTTCCCAGTGACGGTTGCTATTCCTTATCCCAGGCCTATGATCACGTTAACCAGACTACACTGTCAAATGCATACAGAGAATGACATTTACTTTGACAGACACACTCTTCTACTATTAAATCCATCAGTGCAACTAATAATACAATTACCTTATCAacaaaatatacacatgtatttatatataactaAGCTTATATAATGACATATGCTCACGTAGTGCTAATTAGTAAAATTCTGACACTTCCAGACTGCGGGATAGTCGCATGTAGGAGAACAATCTTAACAGTGATCGCTCTCATTCACAGAAACCACTCTTTTTTTCTAGGCTTGCAAGACTGGAAATGCTCATCCAgttcaaacattttttgcatttgcccTGAAaaccacagtttaaaaaaaaaaaaaaaaaaaaaaaaaaaaacagaaacaaaaaagtatgCATCTTTCAGTGACTATTGCAGTTTCACACGCCAACACCATATGACTGaccaaacacaaaaactgaacaagCCAGTCTCTGCAACACTAACGGGAGTTTGACTGCTGCCTCAGCTCGTTAAGAGTTCATTTCGGTTTCCGAAACCAGTGCAGTCTCTGAATACAGACATTTCACTTTAAATCCTTGTTTTTCCCCAATTCACTGTTGTGGCTGTCATGCACTACATAACAATTGCCTTAGAGAAGTTCTTTTCACTGGCTCTTATGCTTTTCACTCAAGAGCATAATGGAGTGTTATTTTGCATCTAAAAGCTTCAAATGATAATAAGAAATGGCTGAagataattataaaatataaaaaagtgtaaaatttaaaaaacaaatattgtttttagtTTCTCTGATTTTGGCTGTTGCTTCATAGTTTTGTTTACCTTTACATCTAGAGGTAATTAACTGCAATGACAACATTTAGCATTTGTACTACAAGACATCAATTACGGACATAATGAATACAAAAAACTGTGGGCTGGATCACCTACTCCATAATCACACGCACTTAGCAGAAGACCGTATCAGTGCCCCATGCCACTGGTGATGCAGTGATGGAGCTCAACATTCTTGCTACAATGAAATAGCTGGCTGACAAAATGGATGGAAGTGGGGGGCCCAAAACACCCCAGGGTTCTCCTGCTGAACACAACTTGAATCCCTTCTGGGATGAGATGTGTCCCCCTGGAGAACATCACAGTCATCTCTTAACTTCTCTTCATTTCCCCTTCCAGGGTTGAAGGGCAGACAAAGGGGCACTGGAGGCTGAGAATCACACTGCAGGGCTTTCACAGTGAGGACGAGGGCTGAGCCCTGTCAAAGAGAGGCAAGAGAAGGACTTGGGTGGAGCCACTCAGCCTCCTCTACCACTGGCCCCCCAGCGCCTCTCAGTTGCCCCTGCTAGTACACACAGAGGTCAGGGAATTTCATCTCGTACACAGGCACTGAGCGACTCTGAGTCTGGCCATAGCCTGCGGTGATGGTGCCGGAAGGGCTGGGTGGCGGCCTGGAAAGGGGAGTTGACAACAGTTAGTCCACTCACTTGTCACAGTGTGTACAACATATTGCTTTACTCCAAAATGTAGCAGGAACTTTGCAGCAGAATCTTCACCTAACAGAACCAACTCCTGGATCCTTGAACAACTGTAGTAACCATtcttgattttacatttacatttattcatttagctgacgcttttcgccaaaatgacaaagtataaatctacctacagttatttactaatttatacagatgcatacttttactggagcaattcagggtaagtactttgctcaagggtactacagagagAGGTGACAttggaacctacaacctttggggccaagggcagcagctctaaccactatactaacaGCTGCCACCATCTGATATCTACAAACTTCCCATAACCTACAGCGTGAGTAGCTACTCCATGGAATGTAGCTATCTAATTAGAAAATACCACCTACCTGATGGTTATCTCAAAGATCTGATTGAGTTTGCTTTGCAGTAGTGTGGCCTGGAagaaatgtgcatgttttttagATTTCATCAAACTCAGGTAGCCTTTAGATCCTATGGTCAGTTCAGACTAGCACTTACCCGAGCACCACAGTGTGCAGCTATTTCTTCAAAAGGGGCCTTCTGGAACTTCTCCACAACCTGCCTTCTGCGTTCCCTTTCCTGCTCCTCCATACCAACACTGTCCACTAAAAGGCAGAAACAAAAGAGCTCAGAGCATGAAATCCAAACAGCAAGAAGCAACTGTACTCAAAAGCAGCACTTATCACCTCAAAAATTTTCCTTCCCAGGCAAATGTGTAATAAACTATAGGCAAATACTGTTCATGTGAAGaaaattacttcatttttaaCTACAACCCCATTTCCCCATAGTTCTATTTCATTTCTTGCTCTCTAAACAGGATCAACATAAAGCTTTGAGAAgataataagaataatgaaaTTACACAGCTTCAGTTGTGCTTCACAAACAGTTGAACACCCAAACACTCAGCTAAAAAGAATGTCACTTATGAAAAAGAAACTTTATTAAATTTCCCAGGAGGAAATTTACTTTGGTTTCAGCAACATACAAAGtacaatacaaatacatatacacaaaacataaatgtacatacatacacacacattaagcaaccaaacacataaatgagcaaaaaatacattagcaagtaaaagaaaaatataaatatataaatacataaatagatgataaataaatatcacgTACCAATAGCATTTTTCAGAGTTTCAAATGTGATCTCTTCAGCTGGAGTTCTCTGCAAACAGAGGGAAATGAAggttattttctttcatttcattcttaCCCTGATGCATAGGAGAGACAGTCCATCTAAATGAGACAGACCTCCTCTTTTTCAGGGCTGTTCCGGgactccacctccacctgcagGGAGATAGTTTCCCCAATGCTCTTTCTCTTGGACAGGCGATCTTCATCTGagtggataaaaaaaaaaaaaaaaagtgaaagaaaaatgtggCGCTGCAAAAGTGGAAGACAGTATCCAGGATGCCTGATGTGGAGGGGCAGAAGGGGTCTCCACACCTGTAGGTAATGGAACGTATGGAGTGGCCAGTCGATCTGTGTTGTAGCCGCTGCCACCCAAAACTTCAGTGATTTTAGACTGAAGAAACAGTACGTGACCCTCCAGCTTCTCCAGGGTTTTGGGAATTCTGAGGGAGAGATGGCGTAGATACTCTGTTATCCAGACATGAAGATTTACTACCCATCATCCCTGAATCCACACACCATCCACAGTCATCCATACTTTGGGTTCCACAACTACACCAGATGGACTATTTTAAACTTCACATGGATGCAGCTGCTAAGGACGATAGGAATAGATGCCACATCAGTGACCTGTTTAGCATTTACATTCAGTTTCACATTTCACTGCACTCTAAAGAAGCAAATAAAGTAGtaaattttttgaaaaggagTTGGTGAAAGTTGAAATGAAGTTAGGCGGAAAGCACGTACCCTTTGAGTGTACAGTTGAAAGTGTTGCATCACACTGAACAAGATGAAAGAAACTAAGGTATTTGTCTCCTATGGGTTTATCAAGGTCAATAATGTGAACTATTTCACAAGGAACACAATACAATTGTTCAATGTACCTGGGTATGCCCGAGATCAGATTATTAGTTTTCTCTGTTAGAAGTAACTGGAGATGTCCATTATCTGGTTTCTCACTTTAAGGACAGATTTTCAGTGATGAATCATGTTTGGATATCAGGGTCTGGTTGTATAGGAATGTTGTAAACCACTGTCATAGTTGTCATAATATTTTGCACAGAGTATGTGCTCATTTGTAGCTCCTgagttaattttaaaatgtccacACATATCATGCAGAAGACTGCACAGAATTTACAAAAACCTGATTTGGTCTGACAGGTTAAGACAGCAGAAGAATGGTTTTCTATCGGGGCACAGTTACAGCCAAAAAcagtagaaggaaaaaaataatctaaattTAACATGCAATTTGTTTGATTCATACAATCAAACAAATCTCTAAAGGACTACACTTTTAATGAAGTTAACATGAGGTGTTAACTGCAAACATATTTTTCTCTAGTGGAAAATATCTCTTCTTTATTGTgtgttgacaaaaaaaaatactacatttgATCATATACGACAGCGTTATTTGAAAGactttatactgttttttcttctatttcttGTTTTACGCTAGTTTGAAACAGTTTTACAAATCTGACTGAGAAACAAGAGGCTTGCAACAAAAAGTGTGACAATCACTGTATCAATACTCAAGAATACATAAAGCAACAAAAGCTTATGCAAACCAAAGGAAAAAATCTAATATCAGATCGTCCTGAAATACCTACGACAGAAAAGACTGCTGCTTTTAGTTTCAAAGCAGACTGGAAACGTCTACTCAAACTGCTACAGTTGAGGTATTTGCGGACAGATAAAACAGATTGTTGAGTAAACAAACTGACTGCTCATGAAGGCTTCTGACATGCTGACCTGGGGCTTTCTATAAACACATCTTCAGGCAGTAAGAAAGGAACTTCTTTCTGTCGCATCTCAATCACCTGAGGGAAAGAAACAGATTTATGAAGGGCTGGCAAAGCCACACCGCCCTGTCTTTCCCTCACTGCATAACGGACAGTGCAGCGCTGACCTCTTGTACATGCTGGCAGAAGGCGGGCACGGTGGTCAACTGGCAGATGAGGTTCAGGTAGGAGGCAGAAAGGGCGTGGATGGCACAGCGGTTGTATATGGGGAGCGTCTCCTCATTGGCCAGGGCCAGATCCTGTTGCATTGAGGAAAGCGAATGAGGAAATAAGAAGCAGAGTCAGAAAGTGATGGGCACCAGGTGACAGAGCCACCCGGGAGCACAGAGGAGCACCCACCTGCAGTGCCAGGGCCAGGCGGATGAGgtccaccaccacctcctcatTGGCTAGCTCAATGCTCAGGAGTGCCAGCAACGCATAAAGGGCCTCAAAGTGCGGCtggctgctgctctcctccttGCAGGCCAGGAAAATGTGCCGGTACAGTTGCTGGGCatgctacagcaggaacagaaaCAAGAGCATGTTGGGAAAGTAAGAGGAGGAAAAACTCAGAGCATGCCAGCTGAAACACCCATAGCAGCTTTTTTCTGAGaatcggggggaaaaaaaaaagaaagactggaACAATTTGTCCCTTAACATATCACCACCTGACAGAGTAATTGCTGTTTTAAGTGACTTTGGGTTAGCCTGTATAGGGTATCCTGACAACCCAAGGACTGCAAGTGACAGCGCACCTTTTTCATGAAGAGATTATCCTGTCGGGAGCACTTGTCCACTTTCAATTTCAGAACTGCGATGTCAGAGATTatgctgcagaaaaggagcagaagGATTCCATGGGAAACTAATAGTGAAACATTGTCACATTTAAACCTATTACAGCATTTTTATGAAGAACATCAAAATGATCTTTACATGTTGATCACTTGTGGAATCGAAAAGAGTCTTCTCCGTGTTGTTTTACTTACAGTATGTCTATTTCTGCCTacagaaaaaacacttttgcaTAGAAAAATCCTAAACCGTCTTATATATTTGACATATAACACTGTTGGCAAAATAAAAGCTGCCGTGCTCTTCACTATCTCAAAAAGATAAGCGTCCCACAACTGAAGATATTCAAAAGCCAgagaatgagaaataaaaatgttaagcgaaaataaaaacaacaaaataaattttcaaaaagtaataaaaaataaataaaattgtactTAAGGCAGTGTAATAGACAGAGgacagaaaccacacacacaccgacctGATGGAAGTGAACTTGGGCCAGTTGTCATGCCGATCGATGAGGCTGACCAAGATTTCCAGGACCAGCAGCCGGATTTCTGCATCTTCCATCAGAGTGAAGGCCAGAAGAGGGTCCAGGAAGGAGCTTGGCAGCGCCGTTAGCATGTTGGTGGTCTGGAATCCTGTAGTGACCTGGGCCAGGCAAGGAGAATATGgaacagaaatgaaagcaaCGGCAGGAAGTTCTTccaattttgtaaaaattacctgcaTTACAAACTAATGTAAGAACCAGTACCACTGAACGTTTAAAAACATTCTTTCTGAAAAGCAAACATCTCAGTGTCTCACCTGTAACAGTGACTTGAGTAGCATGACTTGAATCATCCGATTACCCTCCAACCTAGGGTCAGAATTGATCAGGGAGAGAGCAGTCAAGGAAAGGCTGAGGGAGAGCACTGTGACATTACGCACCAGCAAAACATGGTTTCCAAAGGTGAGCTTTGCAGGAAAAGAGACAGCTTCTGAGCAAAACAACTGTTTACTGTGTAAACAGACCACCTTTCTCTTGACAGGCATTTTACACTTAGTGTAAACTCAACTCAACAGCTTGCCAGCACCTTATTCCAGCCTCTCTCTAGGCTGCTGTTGACCTTTCAAAATGTCTACTGTGACAAAATTTTCTGAGAAACAAAACGAAAACCTCACTGGGATACTTAAAAGCTGTACCTGGTGCCAGAAATTCCAGCAAGAGTGACATAAAAAGCCAgatcatttcaaataaatactgCCTTTTACAGGATCAGTCAAATGAGACCTTCCTTTAGTATCGCATTCACTGAAAGAATCTGCATTTGAAAACGGTATGCATACTGACAGTGCATGAGGACAGTGGCTCATCctccttgagaaaaaaaaaatcaggaccTCAAAGTGCACCCTTCAGACCCTGTGTTCTGCAAAAATCCAGGTATCTTTAAAGTTGACACTCAAGCTCACTTCTGAGAGTAACTGCTTCTTCCAGTaaacaaatttgcatttacattcacatttatttgctaAGCaagcactttcctccaaagtgacacacatcttAGAAGAGGAAAAAGTCCATTTCACAACAGCCAAAGAGCTGCAGACATGACTGTGAAAGTGGACTCAGTTTGTCCATTACTACTGTTTTTGTTGGTGCACCTTTCACAAGTAGCAATTTTAGAATTGATTGAACAGAACTGAAAAGAATAGAAAGGTGATCATGGCAGATTGTGTGATACAAACCTTTAGAACACAAAAGCAATGGTACAGTAATGGTTTGAAATAAACGCATGTGGTAGCTAAGTCAGAGGCGAACATGTGTGCTCTGAGGAGCCAAGGCCCCTCCTCCTGAGATTAACATGGTGTCCATCTGTAGCCAGGCTAGTCGACCTACCCAGACTTTTCTGATGCCAATACAGGGTGCATCCCAGGCACAGGGATCTTGCCCATGATGAACAGCATGACTTCTGAGCGCTGGTACGTGGGCAGCGTGTTGGCAAACGAGCCTGTTGGCATGGCGAGAGCGGTTGCAGATTGATACAAATCGGGGGGTGGTGGCAGAATTATTCAAAACAGCACATAAGCTCTACACTTGATAGCAACAAACAACATAGTGGCATGACAAAAAGTTCAAATACATTATAACTGTTTAAACAAACTTAACCACATATTAGAAGACAAAGGAACTTACATGAATAATGAGTGAAGGATAAGCCCATTTTTACAAGAGAActtcacacagagacacacttgaAACACATACAAATTAGGAACAAActcaacaacaaaataaacaaactgccTATCCATCTTCAAAACCTTCCCTACCGATAGTTTTGATGACAGCTTCCTGAAGTTGCCTCTCCTCGTGTTCCTTGATGATCTTGGAGCCTATGTTCCCACAGGAGTCGTAGGAGCCCGTGAGTTCATAGTCCACACTGAGACGCAGTTGCCTCAGCAGGGTGTTGAACACCTCCAGCACTGTGGGGCCTAGGGAAGCAAGAAAGAGCAGACACATAGTGAGCTGGGAGACATGGGCTTtcaaagaaagacagagagcaACTGGGATAGAAAGGCATACAAAGAGGGAACAACAGCTATTGTGACAGCAGGGGTTAACTAAAGAAGTATATTCAGGAAGATTGGTCTAGCTGCACTCTTCCAAGGAGAGAAACCCAAGATCATTTCTACCAACAGCCAACAGGCTCTAGAAGAGTCCTCAGACTGTCAGGATGGTACTTATGGACAGTGGTGCTGAACTGACATTTCAGTTACTTTACGAACTCGTTTTCttattgttaatttttcctGTGTTAGTGTTATGTCCTTTCTGTAATCATTTGTGTGTTGTcacatgtatgtttttgtcACTAACTGTTCTGTGTACACCACTGTAGCCCTGTGCAGTATCCCGCAGGGATCAATAATGAGTCTATCAGTGATAGAAAAAATGAAGAACTACACTTGTACAAACATTAAGTGTGACACGCAGAAGCCCATTAAACATTCCTGTGTTGGGCAATCACCCTCTAGTGGTCAGTTCTTGAAAATCATCCATCTATTCATCGAATTTTAATAACCCTTTAAtaagtcctgagcagggttgcggtaaaCCGGAGTCTCCCCCAGAAGCAGTGGGTGCAAGGGTGACGGGGGTACATACtggccagtccatcagagggtagCCACAGATgtacacagtcactcacccatttacacactacAAGAAATTTTGCATCACCAGTGCACCTGAACCACATatattggactgtgggaggaaactggagcagtCAGAGGACAcccacaaagacatggggagaaaatgcaaactctgcacagactgagcatggatTGAACCCAGGTTCTCGTGCACACACCCGGGCACTGTAAAGcggcagcactacttgctacTGCACCACCAGCAAAATGTGAGGGAAAGAACATGAGATTCGGCCTCTTAATGCCAAAGAAGGGACAGCTGACTCACCGACGGAACCACTGGCTGCTATGGCAGCTGCCTCCAACAGCACCTCCACTATTCCAGCCCTCACTGTGGCTGAGTTCTTGCTGTTGGCATCCAGGTGACTCAAGAGCTGCTGGATGACCAGGTGCGAGTGTTGGGACTGCCCAGAACAGTGTGTGGTgggaacaaaaagaaagaactcAGTGGGACGACATTACTGCAGTGAAATAAATATCAGTTTGCATCTATAGTATGCTGTAAAAAAGACATGAAGTACCTGGATAGAATACATGATGATCTTGAAGCAGCGAACGGCGAAGGTCTTGCTCTCCCAAAGTGAGTGATTATCCAGATGCCTTTAAACCACAAAGAGAGGTGGAGGAGCCAGCATTAATGCTCTTCTGACACATACGGCTAGAGAGAGACGAATTGAAACAGAAAGAACAAGCATTCTTtcacattgtattttaaattttgaggACCAAACCAACCCTTGAGAAAGAAAGCATATCATCTGTGATGAATGTCACTACAAGATCGTGGAACACATGGTTATACCATGAACGTTCAGGCAGGACAGCCCAGCCCTCCCAGTGAGAACAAGTATGAAAAGATCCATCAGGGCAGACAGCAGACATGACAAACTCACCCAAGCCTTGAAAAGACGAATGCTGCTTTCAGTTACTTTACCAACTCAGGTTTTAGAATTCTGGCAGCACAGTTTGTCACTTGTGATTGATTCGGGGCTGTGTTTTCCCCCCGATACCgctgacacacagacagggaaAACTAATGGAAACAGTATGCACTTCAGGTCAATTTTACTGAAATCAGTAGAACACCGAAATTACCTTTTCCACCTAGCGCAATTATAGCTTGTCAGGGAAAGGAGGATAAACTGTCACCTCGcatcaagaaaataaaaacatgtggtGGATCCTGAGCAAAGAAGCAGGAAAATGAGCCGGAAACGTGCAACCGACGGCCAGGCCAAAGCTTTGCCTCTGTCCTCAACTCCACCCCTTCCCTCACCCACTCACGTGAGCACGGGTGTGACGGCGTTCTTGATGTTGCCATAGGCAGCACGTCCCAGCAGCTCCCGGAAACAGCGCTCCGTCAGCTCGGCCGggctctccttctccttctccctctcagAGGCCTGTAGCGGTGATGGCGAGCGGCTGTGGGGGGGGAAACGCAGGGTGGCAGTAACAGACATTCAGCTAGGCCTCACTTTAGGCCCCCCAGCTATGGCACCACAACATCCATAAAGCAAAGTCTCGCtttcttcttttgttctcaTGCATTGTTAAAATCCACAGCTTTGTTCCCTTCTGTGTAACTTTGAATTATTCACTGTCTAAACCATTCTGTCTTTAGCCCATGTGACCCCATCCCTCTGTATGACATGCAAGTTCTCCAGTAGCAGatattttatgcttttcatAGCTCATTCGTAGAGCAGTATAACTCATTTTGTCATAAAACACTAATTCACATCAGCATAAAGTAAATGAAGCAGCCCACTACATTCACAATGGAGAAGTGACTCATGTCGAGTGTCACTGCAGTAAGGCAGCGATGTGTTTTCACACTCCTTATTCTACCAGTCCCATAAACACGAATACATACATGTAGGCAGTGCTACTCAGGTAAAGATCTGAAGTTACACAGTAGATTTGTACCCAGAAGCTCCGAATTCCAAACGAGTATCATTCTCAAAGATGCCACGTAGGTAATAGTCAGCATGAGGGCCATTCAGATGAACGTTGTTACTATCCACTGTATTTGCcattagaaacattttaataaaccaCTTTCAGCAAACTTCTAGCACAGCTGCCTCAGAGCATGGCTGTCAGTTACCCACACCgacattttaattcac
This genomic window from Scleropages formosus chromosome 1, fSclFor1.1, whole genome shotgun sequence contains:
- the efr3bb gene encoding protein EFR3 homolog B isoform X1; translation: MTGVCGCCGALRPRYKRLVDNIFPEDPEDGLVKANMEKLTFYALSAPEKLDRIGAYLSERLSRDVARHRYGYVCIAMEALDQLLMACHCQSINLFVESFLKMVRKLLEADKPNLQILGTNSFVKFANIEEDTPSYHRSYDFFVSRFSEMCHSSYEDPDIRTKIRMAGIKGLQGVVRKTVNDELQANIWDPQHMDKIVPSLLFNLQQGEGTESRSPSPLQASEREKEKESPAELTERCFRELLGRAAYGNIKNAVTPVLTHLDNHSLWESKTFAVRCFKIIMYSIQSQHSHLVIQQLLSHLDANSKNSATVRAGIVEVLLEAAAIAASGSVGPTVLEVFNTLLRQLRLSVDYELTGSYDSCGNIGSKIIKEHEERQLQEAVIKTIGSFANTLPTYQRSEVMLFIMGKIPVPGMHPVLASEKSGLEGNRMIQVMLLKSLLQVTTGFQTTNMLTALPSSFLDPLLAFTLMEDAEIRLLVLEILVSLIDRHDNWPKFTSISIISDIAVLKLKVDKCSRQDNLFMKKHAQQLYRHIFLACKEESSSQPHFEALYALLALLSIELANEEVVVDLIRLALALQDLALANEETLPIYNRCAIHALSASYLNLICQLTTVPAFCQHVQEVIEMRQKEVPFLLPEDVFIESPRIPKTLEKLEGHVLFLQSKITEVLGGSGYNTDRLATPYVPLPTDEDRLSKRKSIGETISLQVEVESRNSPEKEERTPAEEITFETLKNAIVDSVGMEEQERERRRQVVEKFQKAPFEEIAAHCGARATLLQSKLNQIFEITIRPPPSPSGTITAGYGQTQSRSVPVYEMKFPDLCVY
- the efr3bb gene encoding protein EFR3 homolog B isoform X2 yields the protein MYGVCGCCGALRPRYKRLVDNIFPEDPEDGLVKANMEKLTFYALSAPEKLDRIGAYLSERLSRDVARHRYGYVCIAMEALDQLLMACHCQSINLFVESFLKMVRKLLEADKPNLQILGTNSFVKFANIEEDTPSYHRSYDFFVSRFSEMCHSSYEDPDIRTKIRMAGIKGLQGVVRKTVNDELQANIWDPQHMDKIVPSLLFNLQQGEGTESRSPSPLQASEREKEKESPAELTERCFRELLGRAAYGNIKNAVTPVLTHLDNHSLWESKTFAVRCFKIIMYSIQSQHSHLVIQQLLSHLDANSKNSATVRAGIVEVLLEAAAIAASGSVGPTVLEVFNTLLRQLRLSVDYELTGSYDSCGNIGSKIIKEHEERQLQEAVIKTIGSFANTLPTYQRSEVMLFIMGKIPVPGMHPVLASEKSGLEGNRMIQVMLLKSLLQVTTGFQTTNMLTALPSSFLDPLLAFTLMEDAEIRLLVLEILVSLIDRHDNWPKFTSISIISDIAVLKLKVDKCSRQDNLFMKKHAQQLYRHIFLACKEESSSQPHFEALYALLALLSIELANEEVVVDLIRLALALQDLALANEETLPIYNRCAIHALSASYLNLICQLTTVPAFCQHVQEVIEMRQKEVPFLLPEDVFIESPRIPKTLEKLEGHVLFLQSKITEVLGGSGYNTDRLATPYVPLPTDEDRLSKRKSIGETISLQVEVESRNSPEKEERTPAEEITFETLKNAIVDSVGMEEQERERRRQVVEKFQKAPFEEIAAHCGARATLLQSKLNQIFEITIRPPPSPSGTITAGYGQTQSRSVPVYEMKFPDLCVY